TAGACTCTCCAACGGAGCTGTACGCCAATCCGCAGAACATGTTTGTCGCCGGCTTTATCGGATCACCTGCGATGAACTTCATCGATGCCGTCGTTGAGGGTAACAAGATTCGTATTGAAGGAGCAGAGCTGACTCTCACAGATGCGGTAGCGGCCGGACTTGCGGGTTATCATGGCAAGAAGGTCGTGATGGGGATTCGTCCTGAGCATATTTACGGGGAAGACATTGCTCCGAGCTTGGAGGGTGATCACAGAATTGAAGCAAACATAGATGTTGTTGAGCATCTCGGATCGGAGAACCTGATCTATTTTCACATCGGGAGTCGGTTGATTACAGCGAAGGTTAATCCGGAAACGACGGCATATACGGGACTGTCCAAGACTTTCCTGCTCAACTTGCATAAGGCCCATTATTTTGATCCAGAGACCGAGCAAAGAATTATATTAAATTCGTGAGAATAAGAACAAGGGGTGAAATGTGATGCGTAAGCTGAGTGAGGTGCTGGTCAAGACGGGAGCGGAGATTTATCGGGAGATCATTCCCGTTGCCCTATACAGTGTGATCAGTTCATTAATTCTGATTCCTGCTGTGCTGCTGCTGCCCATAACCGCTGCCTTGATCATCATTCCCTTCATTTATATGCCGCTGTTCTTGGGTGTACTGAATGTATTCCATCACAAGATGGAGCGGAAGAGCAGAAGGAATGGATTAAAGGATTTACTTGCTGGAATGAGAAGAGGGTATTTTCCCGCGGTAATCATGGGGCTGTTCGTATCGCTGCTCGTGTTCATTCTCTGGTCCACCTGGTGGTATTACGGCGGCAAAGAAGGCATGTTTTATACGATTATTGCGGTATTTCAGACATATTTTGTCATCATGGCGTTCATCTCTCAATTCCATACGTTCCAGCTCGTTCTGCAGAAGGAGATGGGGATCTTCAAGGCGATGGGAGAGAGTGTCAAGCTGCTCCTGAGGCATCCGGGGTACACTGTCGGGGCCTTCTTCCAGACAGTATGTCTTACGGTGCTGCTCGCGCTGACGGCAGTCGGCTTCCTCGTGCTGTTTAACGGTATGATGGGCATTTATATGTACAAGGTGACGGCTAATTTGATTGAGGAGGAAGAAGAGCCTGCCGCAGATGAGTGGTCTGAGAAAGGAATGACGCCGAGCGTAAAATAAATGTAATGTTTTACAGTTTAATGGTTTGTTTTTACATACTCCTCGTGTTCTGTTTACACAGTCGATTTAGCCTGATAAAGGAAGTTATATTCTATCATGGCTTTATCTACTACAAAATACAGGAGTGAAGCAGTTTGTTAAGAAAATGGCAGAAAAGATTATCTTTATTGTGTCTTGGATCAATGCTCGCAGGACTCTGGGCTCCGGCCGGTGTCATGCGGGCAGAGGAGGGTGTTGAACTGGCAGCTGCCAAATCAGATTTATTCGTTACCGAAATACATCCGGATAATCTGGGAGCAGAAGCTTATGAATTTTTTGAGTTGTACAATGCATCAGGATCAGATCTGAATTTGAGCAATTATTCTTTGATTTATAACTACACAGATAATCCCGGATCGAACAAGGCGTTTGTTGTTCCAGATAACGTAGTTATTCCATCTGGACAAGCTATGGTGATGTGGTACAACAAAACGGGAGTAGGTTTGGATGATTTTAATATTCATTTTGGAACAGGACTGACTTCATCTCAGATTATCCAAGTAACAGGATTTGACGGATTTGCTAATGGAGGAAAAAGGGGAGTTATTGTACAGGATAGCAGCGGTAAACCGTTGGCCAATGCAAACTATTTATCTGATGATGTCAGTGAAGGAACAAGTGCGCACTATTACCCTCCAACATCTGGTGGTGAGCAGACAATCTATGAGCGCAGAGGTGCTGCTACCCCGGGTTCAGTAGCTTCAGAGCAGTTGAGGCCGCAGGAGGAAGTGCAGGCTCCGGTGATATTACATATCCCGGTTACTTCGGTCAGTATAGATGAAGATGTCTTGATCCAAGCGGACATTAGCATAGCTGGACAGGGAGCTGATTTGTCTGCAGCTGAAGCTGTAGACAAGAATGAACAAGATGAATCCGCTTCTTCGAGCTTAAACGAGAATCCAACTGTGATAGAAGATACTTATGAGAGTGCTGGAGAGAATGAAGCAGAGCAACAAGCCGAAGCAGCGGGTGCACCAGATGGCGTTGTGGAAGAAGAAACAGCAGATCAACAGGCAGAAGATGTGGAGGCTTCAGTTGCAATTCCTGAGATGGAAGCAGCAGCAGAGCAGCAGATCACTGATCAGAACATGCTGGAAGAAGCTGCTCAGATCGAGGCAGCACAGCAGCAGGCAACCGTCACAGCTGCCGTTTATTACCGGAGTATGTCGGAGACAGAATTCCATGTTCTGAATATGAGTAAAGCGGAAGGCATGAACTACACGGCCTCCATTCCAAAGACTTCTTTGACGGATCCGCAGCTGATCTATTATATAGAAGCTGAAGCTCATGGAGCAGTCTCACGAACTGAACAATATACGGTCAACGTCGAACAGGCAGATGTCGATTACAATGAGGTCCCAGCCTTGCTTGTAACCGAACTTGTCCCAGATTCAACAAATGTCGGTGGGGCCGATGGATATGAGTTTATTGAGGTGTATAACAATACTAATCAGGACATTAATTTGAAGAATTATAAGCTGTACTACCGCTATACGGACTCTGGTCCGTCAGCAGACGTTATATGGCCTACAGATCATGAAGAAATGATGATCTCATCGCAGGAAACGATCGTCTTCTGGGTCATTAATTCAGCGAATGGAGATAAAACAGCGGCCGATTTCAATGCCAACTATGGCAGTAATTTAGTTGAGAATGACAATCTGTATAGAGTCTACTCTGACGGTATGGCCAACGGAGGTAAGCGGGCTGCTGTTATCGGCACAAATACTCATATAGACATAGCCTCTGCAGCGTATGATAACGATGATGAGACACAAGCAGACAAAGGTATTTTCTATCGTTATCCGACTGGCGGAAGAACAGAAATGCTGAAATACAGTGCAGGTCTGCTGGACGCAACCCCAGGTGTGGTTGATCCTGTACAGATTCCGTCTGTTCCTGTGCAGTTAGAGACTGATCCTGAAGCACCTGTCCTGCAATTTGCTGATGTACCTGATACTGTGGACCAGCTTAATAACATAAAAATGGCCTTTGGGGTAACAGACCATACTTCTGTCAAATCAGTTGTCTTATTTTATAAGACGGATAAGGATTCCGAGTTTACAAAAAGATACTTGTACTTATCCTATGACGATTCTAATTATCACTATACGGTCTATTCTCCTGAGCTTATAGGCAGCAAACAGCTGGAGTATTATCTGGAGCTGTCCGATGGGACGAACGAGCGGCAGACTGAACCTAAATTCGTGGAGATTACTGGCAATGTCCAGTCAGATGAGCTGCGCTTGAATGTACAGGAAGATCAGATCATTAGCGGTAATACAATGATCAAAGGAACACAAGGTGTTGAAGGAGAGCAGGATATTGAGCTGTTCATAGATGACAAAGCCGTTCCTGCTGAGGAAACGTTTGATGCCCTTGAGCACGATGCTTATTTTGCATTTGAAGTGATTGGCGTTAATTATTATTTCAAAAATGCGGTAACCAGCGGAGAGGAAATCCTTCACACCTTTCAGGATCCGATTAATCAGTATGAAACGCTGACAGTGCCGATTGATGCGCAGCGATTCCGTGAAGGGAATAACGTTCTTTCCATTCGCGCAGGCTCCAAGTCGTCGCCTTTTGATGAGCGTGAAGAAGAGAATAAGGATGATTTTCAGATTCGTAATATTCGTCTCGTCCTTGCAGATGGAACCGTAGTATATGATCCGAGCTATTCTAACCCCCAAGAAGAGATCAAAATGGGAGACAGCTCAGGTCGCTATGAGTATATTGATTTTGCATTTAATCTGACTGCTGAAGAGCTGAGATCAACGGCATATGCCTGGGACACAAGAAAGGCAGAGGATGGCGAGCATGATCTCACTGCAGAAGCGGGGGAGGAAAGGGTCAGTGCCAGCGTCATTGTTGATAACACGGCGCCTAACATTAATCCGAACCTTGAAGAGGGAAAAGAGTACCGTGGTGAATTTACGATTGATGCTCATATCACGGATGAGCTTGCAGGAGTTAAGGAAAGCCATGCTGAGCTTGACGGCGAAGTGATAACGCTGCCTTATGAGACATCGTCCTCCAAACTATCGGCTGGCGAACACCAGCTGAAGATCCAAGCAGAGGATCAGGCAGGAAATATGAGCGAGGTCGCAATCCGATTCATCGTTCCGGAAGAAAATCCACTGAAACCTGAGCTGGTATCTCCTAAGAACGGTGCAGAAGATGTGGCGCTAAATGCAGAGCTCAAAATTAAGGTTACTGATCCTGCCTCCGATGTGATGGACGTATCCTTTTACAAAGGTTATCTGCATGATGCTAAACAGTTGGAATCCTTCAAAGGATACCGTAATGCAGCAGACGTAGAGCCGCCTAAAGAAGAAGTGCCTGCCGGAGAAAAGGCAATGACTAAGGGAGACTATACTCAAATTGCAAATGTTGATGGTCAATATCTGACAGACGATTCCATGGAGCAATTTCCGTATCACCGATTTGAGGCTAAGCTGAATTCGTCAGTCAAAGATACCGATCAAGTACTGCTGGAGTGGGTTGGGAAGTCGCTTGAAGGACGTAAAGTCAGCCTGTACGCGTTCCGTCCTGATCAGCAAAAGTGGGAGCTGCTTGACCAGCAAATTGCAGGAGATGAGGATTTTAAGCTTGAGGCGATGGTTACTGCGGGCAATTATCGGAGCGGCGGTAAAATTCAGATGATGGTGCAGGATGAGCTGCCTGTGAGCGAAGATCCGTATGATTTTTCATTCGTATGGATGTCCGATACACAGTACTACTCAGAAAGCTATCCAGAAACCTACCGCAAGATTGCGAACTGGATTGGTAATCAGAAAGAAGAGCAAAAAATTAAATATGTAATTCATACCGGGGATATTGTTGATGAATCCGACAAGGAGTATCAATGGATAGAGGCGGATAAGAACATGAAGGTACTCGAGGAAGCCAATATTCCTTATGGAGTACTTGCAGGAAATCACGATGTATCTAATCAGTTTGGTACCTATGACGAGTACTGGAAATACTTTGGGGCTTGGCGTTTTGAGGATCAACCGCATTACGGAGAGTCCTACAAAAATAATATGGGGCATTATGACCTTATTTCATCAAACGGTAACGATTTTATTATTGTGTACATGGGCTGGGGCTTGGGTCAGCCGGAGATTGACTGGATGAACGAGGTGCTCGCTAAATATCCGGAGCGGAAGGCGATTCTAGCCTTCCATGAATACCTGCTCGTATCCGGTAACCGTGCACCAATTGCTGACAAAGTCTACGAAGAGGTCATCCTTCCGAATGAGAATGTAATTGCCGCATTGTCGGGGCATTATCATGATGCGGAGTTGAAGGTAGATGAGATCGATGATGACGGAGACGGTACACCGGATCGCAGTGTCTATCAGATGCTGGCAGATTACCAAGGAGCAGAAGCGGGTGGACTTGGTTATATCCGGCTCATGCAATTTGATATGCAGAACAACAAGCTGCACATGAAGACATACTCGCCTCTCTTAGATGATTACAACTATTATGATCCAACCGAGTATCCGGGGAAGGACGAATTTTCACTTGATCTGGACTTGCAAGGCAAGCTGAAGAGAGTAGCTACAGACTATGCAGGCATTAAGGTGTATACGAATGAGCTGATTGATAAGGCAGCAGGTATCGATAGCGGAAGTGAGGCCAGTGTAAATTGGTCAGGGCTTGCGAATAATTCGGTGTATCAATGGTATGCCGTAGCTGAAGATGAACACAGTGGCTCTACAAAATCGGATATATGGCATTTCTCAACAGGTAAATTCGGTGGTAATCCAGGGACAGATAATCCGGGTACAGGAAACACGGGTAATCAAGCTGGCGGCGGAAGCTCTGAGGAGCAGAAGCGTAATCCGGTCATTGAAAAGGGAATCATTTCAGTTCAAGTTACATCCGATGGTAAAGCCGTGATAGCTCAGAAGGATATCTCTGAAGCTCTCACTCAGACGGAAGAATATATTACGATCAGGCAGGAAGGTATTCCAGGAGAGTCTGGACAACCGCAGCTACAAATAGAGACGGAAGGCTTGAGACTGTTGCATGAAGAGCAGAAGGATCTTCATATTCACACAGGCTCCCTAAATATTGTGGTTCCCTATGCAGCTATGCAAGGTGAGGCAATGGAGGAGGAATGGCTCACTTTACACATCAAGTTTGTACTTGATGACGAGAGTCGTGGGTGGATAGAAGCAGCAAAAACGACACCTGCTCTGCAGCCTTCAAATCTTGTTGCAGATATTCATTGGTATTCAGGAGACCGCAGTCTTACTGCTCTTGCCGCTCCAGTTCAAGTAAATTGGCAGATCAACACCTCGGATATTGATCCTGAATATGCAGGGATATATAGGGTTCATGCCACGGGAGCTAAATATATCTATGGCAAATGGAAAGATGGGGTTGTTACTTTTGAGACCGATGGAACAGGGCTGATTGCAGTAATGGAATATCACATCATGTTTCATGATATGCAGAACCATTGGGCTAAGGAAATAACAGAAAAAATGGCAGCGAGGCATATCGTGAAAGGAACTTCAGAACTTAATTTCAAACCGAACGCATCCGTGAGCCGCGCGGATTTTGCGGTAATGGCCATGCGCAGCTTGGGAATTGATCGTTCAGAAGATGCATCCTCGTTTGAAGATGTGGCAGATCAAGCCTACTATGCAAATGCGGTTGCTGCGGCTGAGCAGCTAGGCATTATGCAGGGAAGCGGGGGGCACTTCCGTCCTCTGGATCAGATGACGAGGGAAGAAGCGGTAGTCGTGTTGATGAGACTGTTCGAGCATATGGAAATAACGGAAGGCACGCCGAACAACGCTCATTCGTTCACCGATATGAGCACAGCTAGCGATTGGGCGCAGGAAGCAATACTTGCCGCTACGCGCGAAGGGCTTATCAGCGGAAGAACGGACGGCAGCTTCGATCCGCATGACACACTGACTAGAGCAGAAACTGCACAGCTTATATATAATTTGCTTCAAAAATAACAAAGAAGGCGCAGGGTGATGTCCTGCGCCTTCTCTATAACCAAGGGAGGGGATGGCATGACGGCAAATGTACTTACCGGAGCTGATCAGTTATCCGAATTATCGCATCCATTTCTTGATGGCAAACGAATAGGGCTGGTTACGAACCCTACAGGTATAACGGCTGATTTCAGGACGACGATCGAGATATGTGCGCAGCTTAAGAGCAGCCGGCTGACCGCCTTGTTTGCGGGAGAACACGGTCTGTACGGTGAACGTCAGGCAGGAGTTCCGTTCGAGGATGAGATGCATCCTGTGCTTGGAATTCCCGTATTCAGCCTGTACGGCAAGCAGAAGACACCGACGCCGGAAATGCTGGAACAGGTGGATACAGTTATTTTTGATATGCAGGATGCAGGAGTACGCTTCTATACATATCTGTCTACTCTCTTCTATATAATGGATGCTTGTGGTGCCAGCGGAAAGTCACTGCTTGTTCTTGATCGAATCAATCCAATGGGGGGAATGAAGGTAGAAGGAGGCATCCTGCAGCAAGGCTATGAATCCTTCGTGGGTGCCTGGCATATGCCAATACGCTATGGGATGACGATCGGAGAGATTGCCATGATGCGGAACAAGGAAGAGGGGAGCGGATGCGAGCTGGATGTCGTCAGGCTTGAAGGCTGGAGGCGATCCATGACCTATGCCGAGACGGGGCAGCCCTGGATGATGCCGTCACCCAATATTCCCTCACCAGAAACGGCTGAGGTCTATGCAGGGACTTGTTTGTTTGAAGGGACGAATGTGTCTGAAGGACGAGGTACGACCAGACCCTTTGAGTGGATAGGCGCACCTTGGATGGAGGGTGAGCGAATTGCACGGCAAATGGAAGCTCATCAGCTTCCCGGTGTCCATATTCATCCCGTATATGCTGCACCTGTGTATTCCAAGCATCAAGGCGTACTGTGCGGGGGCGTTCGGCTGTTCATTACGGATAGAGACCAATTCAAAGCAGTAGAGACAGGGCTGATGCTGCTGCATGAAATTGCACGCTCGCACCCTCAGCACTTCGAATGGACTTCGCCTCCTCCAGAAGGCAACCGTTATTTTATAGATCTCCTCACAGGAGGAAAGGAAATTAGAGAACGGGTTCGGGACGAAGAAGGACTTCGGCAGATCATGGCGAATTGGCATCAGGATGAAGAGAAATGGCGTGAGAGAAGAGCATCTTATCTGATCTATGGGAGCTGAGAACATGAATTCAAATTCCAATGTAGAAGCACTGCTTGCTCGTTTAAGTCTGCGTGAAAAAATCGGTCAATTGCTGCTGTGCGGACTCCCGGGTCCAGAATTGACAGTGCCGCTCGTAGAATTTATCAAGGCGCATCCTGTCGGGGGCATTATTTATTTTGCCCGGAACGTAGAGGGTCCCGGACAGGTAGCTCAGCTTACTTATCAGCTGCAATCTACTGCAAGGGAGGCCAGCCAGCTGCCGCTGCTGATATCCATTGATCAGGAGGGCGGGATGGTGGCTCGTATAGCGGATGGAATTACCTTATTCCCTGGTAATATGGCGATTGCAGCTGCAGGCGCAAGTGATGATGCTTATGAAGCGGCCCTGGCCAGTGGCAAGGAATTAAGTGCGCTCGGCATTAATTTGAATTTTGCACCGGTTCTGGATGTGAACAACAATCCGCTTAATCCGGTGATTGGGGTTCGCTCCTTCGGTGAGTCGGCACAGATGGTGGCCGAGTATGGTGCTCAGGCGGTTCGTGGCTATCAGGATGCCGGTGTGTCTGCTTGTGCGAAGCATTTCCCTGGACATGGTGATACAGCTGCTGACTCGCATCTGGATCTGCCGATCGTTCCCCATGACTTGGAGCGAATGAAAGGGCTGGAGCTGTCGCCATTTGTGAAGGCGATTGAAGAGGGAGTGGACTTTATTATGTCTGCTCACATCTACTTCCCGGCACTCGAAGCGGAGAAGAAGCCGGCGACGCTGTCTTCCTCTGTACTGACAGGGCTGCTAAGAGATCAGCTGGGCTATGAGGGAGTGATCATGACCGACTGTATGGAGATGCATGCCATTGTCGATACCTACGGCACTGTGGAGGCTTCGGTAATGGCGCTCGAAGCAGGAGCCGATCTCGTGCTGATCAGTCATACCCATGAGCTGCTCACTGGAGCATATCAAGCGATTGAACAGGCTGTGCTATCAGGCAGGCTTACTGAAGAGCGAATCGATGAGTCAGTCCGCCGTTTGCTGTCGCTGAAGATCCGGCGCGGCATCATGATGGAGGATGGCAGCTTCCCTCAGGAGGTGCAGGCTGCACCCGTTATCGACGCGAACGGCTTGCCAGCGGGCGTCGGGCTTGCAGAGCATGGGGACATCGCTCGCCGAATCAGTGAACGCAGCATGACGCTCGTTCGTGATGATGCAGGCATGCTTCCGTTGTCTGGGAAGAAGGTGCTTGCTGTGACAGTAGCATCCTCAGCGATGACCATTGCCGATGAGAAGATCAAGGATCAGCTGAGTCTTGGTGCTGCGCTGATCGAGCAGGGAATTCATGTAGAAGACCTTAGTATAGCGGCAGCAGAAGTGGCTGAGCAGATCGGATCAGTCATCACCGCAGCAGCAAGCCCGGATATTGAGCAGATTGTGATCGCTACCTATAATGCACACTTCTATTCTGAGCAGGCAGAGCTGGTGAAACAGCTGCAGGCTACGGGCAAGCCGCTTGCGGTGGTCGCTACACGCAATCCCTATGACCTTATGGCATTTCCCGATATTAAAGTATACATTGCGGCTTATGAGAGCAGGCCGCTAACGATGAGAAGCGTGGCAAGAGCGTTGCTTGGTTCGATTCCGTTCAAGGGCAAGCTGCCCGTCACCCTTAGTGATGAGTTGACGGCAGGCATCTCCTCGCAATGATCCGCATTACAGGCTTTCAAGCAGAGAGTCTAGTCATCGGGCTTATGTCAGGCACGTCGCTCGATGGTGTGGACGCAGCGCTGGTTCGAATCAAAGGGAGTGGACTGAGTACAGCATCCAGTCTGATTGCCTATACACAGCTCCCATATGAAGAGGAATTTAGAGAGCGGATCAAATAGCTGTGTACGATTGAACATTCTAATGTAGAAGACATCTGTTCGATGAATTTTCTGCTTGCGGATAGATTTGCCGCTGCTGCTCACGCTGTATGCCATCAAGCAGGCATCGCTATGGATGAAGTGGACTTCATCAGCTCACACGGACAGACGGTATGGCATATTCCGAAGGAAGATGCAGGACGGTCGCTTGCCCGCTCCACCTTACAGCTTGGGGATTTGTCGGTCATCGCAGCCCGAACCGGAAGACCGGTTGTGGGTGATTTCAGGCCAGCCGATATGGCGGCCGGTGGGCAGGGTGCTCCGCTGGTTCCTTATGGAGATCTGATTCTGTTCGGTGATCCACAGCGCGGGAGGATCTTACAAAACATCGGAGGAATCGGGAATTGTACGATTCTTCCTGCGGCCTGCACAGCTGATCAAGTAACGGCTTATGATACGGGTCCGGGTAACATGATTATCGACCGAGTTGTGCTCGAATTGTCCGGAGGACAGCTTGCCTATGATGAGAACGGGAAATGGGCAGCAGAGGGAACACCGGACCAAGCTTGGATAAGTGAGATGATACAGCATCCTTACTTCTCGCTAGTGCCGCCTAAATCCACCGGTCGTGAACTGTTTGGGGCGGCATTTGCGGCAGCCTTTTTAGCCGGTGGGAGGGAGCGTGGATTGTCCTCGGCGGATATCGTAGCTACGGCAACATGGTTCACAGCAAAGTCTATCGCGGATAGCTATGAACGCTGGGTATTCTCTAAGTATACAATTGACGAAATTATCGTATCTGGCGGGGGTGCACATAACGAGACGCTTCTATCTATGCTGAGTGAGCTGCTTCCTGGCCGGACCGTTGCCAGGGCAAGTTCGTTTGGGATGGATGACGATGCAAAAGAAGCGCTGATCTTTGCACTGCTCGGTAACGAATATATCCACGGCATACCAAACAATGTGCCTTCCGCTACAGGAGCGGGCCGCCGGGTTGTAATGGGCAAGCTGGCGCTTGGCTGAAACCGTAGGATAAGCGGGATTATGAAGGGAGTTCACCTTCATGGTCCTGCTTTTTTTAATTGTTCACATCATTGTAACTGTAAGAAAGAAGAGCAAGCTGATGCTCTAATATCGATTCATATCATTTTCAATTAATAATTAGATAATTATTATATATGTTTGACAATTAACAAACATAATAATATTATGTCTATATAAAATATAATGGAGAGTGCGAATGATATGGAAGTGAATAAAGCTTATATGGATGATGCGGGGCTTGTGGATATCAAGCGTGGATATATGGAGCACGATCTCGAGTTCATCTGTGTGTGCTGTGGCGAACGGATTGAGAAGGGAGTAATTTATCCGGTTGATGGTGTCTTGTATGAAGCCTTCAGATATGTTCAGATCCATATTGAGCAGGAGCACGGGTCTGTATTTGAATATTTGATATCTCTGGATAAAAGTGTGAGTGGACTCTCTGATATACAGCGCAAGCTGTTAGCGAAATTTTACGAAGGCAAAAAGGATGCAGACATTCAGAAGGAGCTTGGTACAGGATCAACATCGACTATACGCAATCATCGTTTTGTGTTGAAGGAGAAGGAGCGCCAGGCCAAGGTTCTGCTTGCGGTCATGGAGCTGCTGAGTGAGCATGATCCGAATCGCCCTGTAGAGCTTGCGGCACCGATCAGCAAACGCGCTGGTCACGATGATGACAGATACAGTATTACCACATCCGAACAAGAGAAGGTGCTTAAGAAATACTTCCCCCATGGAGTGGATGGTCCGCTTAAGACCTTTTCCATGCAGGAGAAGCATCGCATCATTGTGATGAACGAGCTTGCGAAGCGCTTCATACCCGGGGTCGTGTACTCGGAGCCTGAGGTCAACCGTATGCTTGAACAAGTGTATGAGGATTATGTGACGATTCGCAGATATATGGTGGATTACGGAATTCTAAGCAGAGAAGAAGATGGAAGCCGGTATGTGTTAACCGATTCTATAGGAACGGAGGATAAGAAGATGAACCGGAGAGAGGAATTACAACAGCAAGCCAAAGAAGTGAAGACCGAGGCAGGGGTTTACCAAATCCGCAATAAGCAGAACGGCAAGCTCTACGTCGCCAGCACACCGAATTTGAAATCTATCAACGGACAGCAATTTATGCTGAACATGGGTAGTCACCGAAATCGCGCGCTGCAGCAGGAGTGGGCAGAGCTTGGTGAGCATGCATTCGAGATTGAAGTGCTGGAGAAGCTGAAGGTACCGGAGGGTAATCCCTTCTTCGATGCGAAGGATGCGCTGAAGAAGCTGGAGGCAAGCTGGCTTGAGAAGTTGAGTCCTTATGAACCGAATGGATACAACACCTTGTAATAAAAAAATACACTTACCCCATTAAGAACACATGTACATTCGAGATCATCGTGCATGTGTTTTTTGTTTTTAGGTTAATACTGGGTATAGCAGAACTCATCATTATATCCCGGGAAATAATCTTATGAAGGGTGGAAGGAAGGAATGGCGGATAGACGGAAAATACTTATCACAGGGGCCGCAGGGAGAATCGGAAGCTGTCTTGCCCAAGGCTTACAGGCAACAGAGGCATA
This sequence is a window from Paenibacillus urinalis. Protein-coding genes within it:
- a CDS encoding DUF2087 domain-containing protein, with product MEVNKAYMDDAGLVDIKRGYMEHDLEFICVCCGERIEKGVIYPVDGVLYEAFRYVQIHIEQEHGSVFEYLISLDKSVSGLSDIQRKLLAKFYEGKKDADIQKELGTGSTSTIRNHRFVLKEKERQAKVLLAVMELLSEHDPNRPVELAAPISKRAGHDDDRYSITTSEQEKVLKKYFPHGVDGPLKTFSMQEKHRIIVMNELAKRFIPGVVYSEPEVNRMLEQVYEDYVTIRRYMVDYGILSREEDGSRYVLTDSIGTEDKKMNRREELQQQAKEVKTEAGVYQIRNKQNGKLYVASTPNLKSINGQQFMLNMGSHRNRALQQEWAELGEHAFEIEVLEKLKVPEGNPFFDAKDALKKLEASWLEKLSPYEPNGYNTL